The following proteins are encoded in a genomic region of Dasypus novemcinctus isolate mDasNov1 chromosome 21, mDasNov1.1.hap2, whole genome shotgun sequence:
- the LOC101433798 gene encoding uncharacterized protein, which translates to MADRPFQRKPWGPERIRPDPDSDSEGLFDKPPPQEPPAARGPRSAAAAGRRAGRRPGWKAQGARAGQAFRAAARPPPRERAPPQDEGCYLDHFPHLSIFIYAAIAFSITSCIFTYIHLQLA; encoded by the coding sequence ATGGCTGACAGACCCTTCCAGCGCAAGCCCTGGGGCCCCGAGCGGATTCGCCCGGACCCCGACTCTGACTCCGAAGGCCTGTTCGACAAGCCTCCCCCGCAAGAGCCCCCAGCAGCCCGCGGGCCCAGGTCCGCGGCGGCCGCGGGCAGGAGGGCGGGTCGGCGCCCCGGCTGGAAGGCGCAGGGGGCGCGCGCCGGGCAGGCCTTCAGGGCTgccgcccgccccccgcccagGGAGCGGGCCCCTCCGCAGGACGAGGGCTGCTACCTCGACCACTTCCCGCACCTCTCCATCTTCATCTACGCGGCCATCGCCTTCTCCATCACCTCCTGCATCTTCACCTACATCCATTTACAGCTCGCCTGA